Proteins from a genomic interval of Pseudomonas paeninsulae:
- a CDS encoding HopJ type III effector protein → MSALHDFRAHLHGDEFAFAETLAFIAEHYDYQPSAFRNGAMENPAGQNEGSCKTLGMALLEGFSLEDALRCFGEHYRSVLATPDGNDHGNIRALMTTGLAGVRFDQPPLKRKA, encoded by the coding sequence ATGAGCGCCCTGCACGATTTCCGCGCCCACCTGCATGGCGACGAGTTCGCCTTTGCCGAGACCCTGGCATTTATCGCTGAGCACTATGATTACCAGCCGAGCGCCTTCCGCAATGGCGCGATGGAAAACCCAGCCGGACAGAATGAAGGCTCCTGCAAGACCCTCGGCATGGCCCTGCTCGAAGGCTTCAGCCTGGAAGATGCCCTGCGCTGCTTCGGCGAACACTACCGCAGCGTGCTCGCCACCCCGGATGGCAACGACCACGGCAACATCCGCGCACTGATGACTACCGGCCTCGCCGGCGTGCGCTTCGACCAGCCGCCACTCAAGCGCAAGGCCTGA